In Pseudoalteromonas carrageenovora IAM 12662, the following proteins share a genomic window:
- a CDS encoding MBL fold metallo-hydrolase RNA specificity domain-containing protein has protein sequence MQILHHGAVNGVTGSCHELIINNKASVLIDCGLFQGEDSKDDLSIEFNITRVTALIVTHCHIDHVGRIPYLLAAGFKGPIFTTLASASLLPLVIEDALKVGVTRNPKIINACLSLLNKRITPVDFKTWFNLPVKGSNTAKAKFQRAGHILGSAYVEIDITNKSKNKHRVVFSGDLGAPYTPLLPSPKAPYKADTLVIESTYGDKNHQGRKERTHTLKKVIEGAIADNGVVLVPAFSIGRTQELLYELEQLIYKSAKNSKWRDLHIILDSPMAATFTEQYKNFKHMWDSEAKRKVAKGRHPLDFKNLTTVDSHAEHMAIINYLDSRQTPAIILAASGMCSGGRIVNYLERFLSDATTDVLFVGYQGRGTLGRDIQKYGPRNGYVFINDTRINIHAKIHTISGYSAHADQKGLIKFVTGMRKKPSHIKIVHGDDEAKNALATKYKEVLGSEVKIEIGKG, from the coding sequence ATGCAAATACTTCATCACGGAGCTGTAAATGGTGTTACTGGCTCTTGTCACGAGCTAATAATTAATAATAAAGCAAGCGTGCTTATAGATTGCGGGCTTTTTCAGGGTGAGGACTCTAAAGATGATTTGTCGATAGAGTTTAATATTACGCGCGTTACTGCACTTATTGTTACTCACTGCCATATTGACCATGTAGGCCGAATTCCCTATTTATTGGCGGCAGGTTTTAAAGGCCCTATTTTTACAACACTTGCTTCTGCTAGTTTATTGCCCCTTGTAATAGAGGATGCTTTAAAAGTTGGTGTTACACGCAACCCAAAAATTATAAACGCGTGCTTAAGTTTGCTAAACAAACGCATTACACCTGTTGATTTTAAAACCTGGTTTAACTTGCCTGTTAAGGGGAGCAATACAGCTAAAGCTAAATTTCAAAGAGCAGGGCATATTTTGGGCTCTGCCTATGTAGAAATAGATATTACTAATAAGAGTAAAAATAAACATCGAGTTGTTTTTTCTGGTGATTTAGGTGCACCTTATACGCCTTTACTTCCCTCGCCTAAAGCACCCTATAAAGCCGATACTTTAGTTATTGAATCAACCTATGGTGATAAAAACCATCAAGGGCGTAAAGAACGCACACACACTTTAAAAAAGGTTATTGAAGGAGCTATTGCAGATAATGGCGTAGTATTAGTGCCTGCTTTTAGTATTGGCCGTACACAAGAGTTACTGTATGAACTTGAGCAATTAATTTATAAATCGGCCAAAAACTCAAAATGGCGTGATTTGCACATAATACTCGACTCCCCCATGGCTGCCACTTTTACCGAGCAATATAAAAATTTTAAACATATGTGGGATAGCGAGGCAAAGCGCAAAGTAGCCAAAGGCCGACATCCGCTGGACTTTAAAAACCTGACAACGGTTGATTCACACGCAGAACATATGGCTATTATTAATTATTTAGACTCTCGACAAACGCCGGCCATTATTTTAGCAGCCAGCGGAATGTGCAGCGGCGGCAGAATAGTAAATTACCTAGAGCGATTTTTAAGTGATGCAACTACCGATGTATTGTTTGTTGGCTACCAAGGTAGGGGCACTTTAGGGCGCGATATACAAAAATATGGCCCGCGTAATGGTTATGTTTTTATAAATGATACCCGCATAAACATACATGCCAAAATACATACTATTAGCGGTTACAGTGCTCATGCCGATCAAAAAGGGTTAATTAAATTTGTAACCGGTATGCGCAAAAAGCCAAGCCATATAAAAATTGTGCATGGTGATGACGAGGCAAAAAATGCATTGGCCACAAAGTATAAAGAGGTATTAGGTAGTGAAGTTAAAATAGAGATAGGTAAGGGGTAA
- the rfaH gene encoding transcription/translation regulatory transformer protein RfaH yields the protein MESWYLVLCKPRQEERAQTNLHNQGIKAFYPKLTTEKLIKGRRTLKQSALFPNYLFVCLESQNGNFSAVKNTRGINGFVSYGANYQIVPNKLIEQLQCERSQTLESTLPKSGDVVNVSSASFKNIQAIYKEPDGDVRSILLINLLNKPIQMSVDNKDIEF from the coding sequence ATGGAAAGTTGGTATTTAGTTTTATGTAAACCTCGTCAAGAAGAACGAGCGCAAACCAACTTGCATAACCAAGGGATTAAAGCATTTTACCCCAAGTTAACTACCGAAAAATTGATTAAAGGTCGTCGCACCCTTAAACAATCTGCGTTATTCCCAAATTATTTATTTGTATGCCTTGAATCACAAAATGGTAACTTTTCTGCTGTAAAAAATACGCGCGGGATTAATGGGTTTGTATCGTATGGTGCAAATTATCAAATAGTTCCTAATAAACTAATAGAACAACTGCAATGTGAGCGCTCACAAACTTTAGAATCGACACTACCAAAATCGGGCGATGTAGTTAACGTAAGTAGCGCTTCATTTAAAAACATTCAGGCTATATATAAAGAGCCGGATGGCGATGTACGCAGCATTTTATTAATTAACTTACTTAATAAACCAATACAAATGAGCGTAGACAATAAAGATATTGAGTTTTAA